In Nycticebus coucang isolate mNycCou1 chromosome 9, mNycCou1.pri, whole genome shotgun sequence, the following are encoded in one genomic region:
- the C2 gene encoding complement C2 translates to MDPLMVLLCLLPLYQGPAAAALSCPQNVNISGGTFTLSHGWASGSLLTYTCPQGLYPSPASRLCKSNGQWQTPRATRLTKAVCKPVRCPAPVSFENGVYTPRLGAHPVGSNLTFECEDGFTLRGSPIRQCRLNGLWDGETAVCDNGAGHCPNPGISVGAVRTGSRFGLGDKVRYRCSSNLVLTGSAERECQENGVWSGTEPICRQPYSYDFPEDVAPALGTSFSHLLGATNPIQQKKENLGRKIQIQRSGHLNLYLLLDASQSVSQEDFHIFKESASLMVDRIFSFEINVSVAIITFASKPKVLMSVLHDNSRDVTEVISSLENANSKDHENGTGTNIFEALNSVYIMMNNQMLRLGIGTMAWQEIRHAIILLTDGKSNMGGSPKIAVDNIREVLNINQKRNDYLDIYAIGVGKLDVDWRELNELGSKKDGERHAFILQDTKALHQVFEHMLDVSKLTDTICGVGNMSANASDQERTPWHVTIKPKSHETCRGALISDQWVLTAAHCFHNSEDRSLWRVNVGDPNSQRGKDFLIEKAVISQGFDIFAKKDQGIQEFYGDDIALLKLAQKVKMSTHARPICLPCTMEANLALRRPQSSTCRDHEHELLNKLSVPAHFVALNGSKLNINLKTGTEWTNCIQAVSQGKAMFPNLTDVREVVTDQFLCSGTQEDDNPCKGESGGAVFLERRFRFFQVGLVSWGLYNPCAGAVDKNSRKRAPRGKVPPPRDFHINLFRLQPWLRQHLEGILNFLPL, encoded by the exons ATGGACCCACTGATGGTTCTTCTTTGTCTGCTGCCCCTATACCAAG GGCCGGCAGCTGCTGCTCTCTCTTGCCCTCAGAATGTGAATATCTCCGGTGGCACTTTCACCCTCAGCCACGGCTGGGCCTCTGGGAGTCTCCTCACTTACACCTGCCCCCAGGGCCTGTACCCATCCCCAGCATCACGGCTGTGCAAGAGCAATGGACAGTGGCAGACTCCAAGAGCAACCCGGCTGACTAAGGCTGTCTGCAAAC CTGTTCGCTGTCCAGCCCCTGTTTCCTTTGAGAACGGTGTGTACACCCCACGGCTGGGGGCCCACCCTGTGGGCAGCAACCTGACCTTTGAGTGTGAGGATGGCTTCACACTGCGGGGCTCGCCTATACGTCAGTGTCGCCTCAATGGCTTATGGGATGGAGAAACTGCTGTGTGCGATAATGGGG CTGGACACTGCCCCAACCCAGGGATTTCAGTGGGTGCTGTGCGGACAGGCTCCCGCTTTGGCCTTGGGGACAAGGTCCGCTATCGCTGCTCCTCGAATCTGGTGCTCACAGGGTCTGCAGAGCGGGAGTGCCAAGAAAATGGGGTCTGGAGCGGGACAGAGCCCATCTGCCGCC AGCCCTACTCTTATGACTTCCCTGAGGATGTGGCCCCTGCCCTGGGCACCTCCTTCTCTCACTTGCTTGGGGCCACCAATCCCATCCAGCAGAAAAAGG AAAACCTGGGCCGTAAAATCCAAATCCAGCGCTCTGGTCACCTGAACCTCTATCTGCTCCTGGATGCCTCTCAGAGTGTATCACAAGAAGACTTTCACATCTTCAAGGAGAGTGCCTCCCTCATGGTGGACAGG ATCTTCAGCTTTGAGATCAATGTCAGTGTCGCCATCATCACCTTTGCCTCCAAGCCCAAAGTCCTCATGTCTGTCCTGCATGACAACTCCCGGGATGTGACAGAAGTCATCAGCAGTTTGGAAAATGCCAACTCTAAAG ACCATGAAAACGGAACCGGGACCAACATCTTTGAGGCCCTGAATAGTGTCTACATCATGATGAATAACCAAATGCTCCGACTCGGCATAGGAACAATGGCCTGGCAGGAAATCCGACATGCCATCATCCTTCTGACAGACG GAAAGTCCAACATGGGTGGTTCTCCCAAGATCGCTGTCGACAATATCAGAGAGGTTCTGAACATCAACCAGAAGAGGAATGACTATCTGG ATATCTATGCCATTGGGGTGGGCAAGCTGGATGTGGACTGGAGAGAACTGAATGAGCTGGGGTCCAAGAAGGATGGTGAGAGGCACGCCTTTATTCTGCAGGACACCAAGGCTCTGCACCAGGTCTTTGAGCACATGCTAG ATGTCTCCAAGCTCACAGATACCATCTGTGGGGTGGGAAATATGTCGGCCAATGCCTCTGACCAAGAGAGGACACCCTGGCATGTCACTATTAAG CCCAAGAGCCACGAGACCTGCCGGGGGGCTCTCATCTCGGACCAGTGGGTCCTGACAGCAGCTCACTGTTTCCACAACAGTGAGGACCGCTCTCTGTGGAGGGTCAATGTGG GGGATCCCAACTCCCAGAGGGGAAAAGACTTCCTTATTGAGAAGGCTGTGATCTCCCAGGGGTTTGACATCTTCGCTAAGAAGGACCAGGGAATTCAGGAGTTCTATGGTGATGACATTGCCCTGCTGAAGCTGGCCCAGAAAGTGAAGATGTCCACCCATGCCAG ACCCATCTGCCTTCCCTGTACAATGGAGGCCAATCTGGCTCTGCGGAGACCCCAAAGCAGCACCTGTCgggaccatg AGCATGAACTGCTGAACAAACTGAGCGTTCCTGCTCATTTTGTTGCCTTGAATGGGAGCAAACTGAACATTAATCTCAAGACTGGGACAGAG TGGACAAACTGTATCCAAGCAGTCTCCCAAGGCAAAGCCATGTTCCCCAACTTGACAGATGTCAGAGAGGTGGTGACAGACCAGTTCCTTTGCAGTGGTACCCAGGAGGATGACAATCCCTGCAAAG GAGAATCTGGGGGAGCAGTTTTCCTTGAGCGGAGATTCAGATTTTTTCAG GTGGGCCTGGTGAGCTGGGGTCTTTACAACCCTTGTGCTGGTGCTGTTGACAAAAACTCCCGCAAAAGGGCTCCCCGTGGCAAGGTCCCACCACCGCGAGACTTCCACATTAATCTCTTCCGCCTGCAGCCCTGGCTGAGGCAGCACCTGGAGGGCATCTTGAACTTTTTGCCCCTCTAA
- the ZBTB12 gene encoding zinc finger and BTB domain-containing protein 12 has product MASGVEVLRFQLPGHEAATLRNMNQLRAEERFCDVTIVADSLKFRGHKVILAACSPFLRDQFLLNPSSELQVSLMHSARIVADLLLSCYTGALEFAVRDIVNYLTAASYLQMEHVVEKCRNALSQFIEPKIGLKEDGVNEASLVSSVSATKSLLPPARTPKPAPKPPPPPPLPPPLLRPVKLEFPLDEDLELKAEEEDEDEDEDVSDICIVKVESALEVAHRLKPPGGLGGGLGIGGSVGSHLGELVQSNVPPSTVAPPQGVVKACYSLSEDAEGEGLLLIPGGRASVGATSGLVEAAAVAMAARGAGGSLGAGGSRGPLPGGFSGGNPLKNIKCTKCPEVFQGVEKLVFHMRAQHFIFMCPRCGKQFNHSSNLNRHMNVHRGVKSHSCGICGKCFTQKSTLHDHLNLHSGARPYRCSYCDVRFAHKPAIRRHLKEQHGKTTAENVLEASVAEINVLIR; this is encoded by the coding sequence ATGGCCTCTGGGGTGGAAGTCCTGCGCTTCCAGCTGCCTGGCCATGAGGCCGCTACGCTGCGGAACATGAACCAGCTCCGGGCAGAGGAGCGGTTTTGCGACGTGACCATTGTGGCCGACAGCCTCAAGTTCCGAGGCCACAAGGTCATCCTGGCCGCCTGCTCACCGTTCCTGCGGGACCAGTTCCTGCTGAACCCCAGCTCTGAGCTGCAGGTCTCCCTGATGCACAGTGCACGAATTGTGGCAGACTTGCTCCTTTCTTGCTATACTGGGGCTCTGGAATTCGCCGTCAGGGACATCGTCAACTACCTAACAGCTGCCTCCTACCTGCAGATGGAGCACGTGGTGGAGAAATGCCGGAATGCCCTCAGCCAGTTCATTGAGCCCAAAATAGGCCTCAAAGAGGATGGGGTCAACGAGGCTAGCCTTGTGAGCAGTGTCAGCGCCACCaagtccctcctccctccagccagGACCCCAAAGCCAGCCCccaagcccccacccccacctcctctaCCCCCTCCACTCCTGCGGCCAGTGAAGCTGGAGTTCCCACTGGATGAGGACCTGGAGctgaaggcagaggaggaagatgaggatgaggatgaggacGTGTCTGACATCTGCATCGTCAAAGTGGAGTCAGCCCTGGAAGTGGCACACCGGCTTAAACCCCCTGGAGGCTTAGGAGGGGGGCTAGGTATTGGAGGCTCTGTGGGCAGCCACCTTGGGGAGCTGGTCCAGAGCAATGTGCCCCCCAGCACTGTAGCCCCACCGCAGGGTGTGGTGAAGGCCTGCTACAGCCTGTCGGAGGACGCAGAAGGGGAGGGCCTGCTGTTGATTCCTGGAGGCAGGGCCAGTGTGGGGGCCACCTCGGGCCTGGTGGAAGCAGCAGCGGTGGCCATGGCTGcccggggggcggggggcagtCTAGGGGCGGGGGGAAGCCGGGGACCCCTGCCTGGGGGCTTTTCGGGTGGAAATCCTTTGAAGAACATCAAGTGCACCAAGTGCCCAGAAGTTTTCCAGGGCGTAGAGAAGCTGGTCTTCCACATGCGGGCACAGCATTTCATCTTCATGTGCCCTCGCTGCGGCAAGCAGTTCAACCACAGCAGCAACCTCAACCGCCACATGAACGTGCACCGTGGCGTCAAGTCACACTCCTGCGGCATCTGTGGCAAATGCTTCACACAGAAGTCCACACTGCACGACCACCTCAACCTGCACTCAGGAGCACGGCCCTATCGCTGCTCCTACTGCGACGTGCGTTTCGCCCACAAGCCTGCCATTAGGCGGCACCTGAAGGAGCAACATGGGAAGACCACGGCTGAGAACGTGCTGGAGGCCAGCGTGGCTGAAATCAACGTTCTCATCCGCTAG